A single window of Bacteroidota bacterium DNA harbors:
- a CDS encoding Bax inhibitor-1/YccA family protein: MENTNFRSTNINNIQDATIVNSSTLLRSVFSWMTLALVITTISSMLFAFVPDLVRMLFVETAEGYKLSIFAWVVMFAPLGFVMLMSFGFNKLSYPALIAVFLAYSAVNGISLSFIFMVYELGSIFNVFLSSVALFAVMAIAGYTTKTDLTKMGSLLMIGLIGIIIASVINIFMQSDKMSFICSILGVIIFTGLTAWDVQKIKNLAAEDDGSTPFRKLAVMGALNLYLDFINIFLYLLRLFGGRKD; encoded by the coding sequence ATGGAAAACACAAATTTTAGAAGCACCAACATCAACAACATTCAGGATGCAACGATTGTAAACAGCAGCACGCTTTTACGTTCGGTTTTTTCATGGATGACTTTGGCACTAGTAATTACAACAATCTCATCTATGCTTTTCGCATTTGTACCGGATTTAGTTCGTATGCTTTTTGTGGAAACCGCAGAAGGGTATAAGCTCAGCATTTTTGCCTGGGTAGTTATGTTTGCTCCGCTTGGATTCGTTATGTTAATGTCTTTCGGATTTAACAAGCTTTCTTATCCTGCATTAATCGCTGTGTTTTTAGCTTATTCAGCCGTTAACGGGATCAGCTTAAGTTTCATCTTCATGGTTTATGAGTTGGGGTCAATTTTCAATGTATTCCTAAGCTCTGTAGCTTTATTCGCTGTAATGGCCATTGCAGGTTATACTACCAAGACTGATTTAACCAAAATGGGAAGTTTATTAATGATCGGTTTAATTGGAATCATTATTGCTTCAGTAATCAATATTTTCATGCAAAGTGATAAAATGAGCTTTATCTGTAGTATTCTTGGTGTAATTATTTTCACAGGCTTAACTGCTTGGGATGTTCAGAAGATTAAAAATTTAGCTGCTGAAGATGATGGAAGCACACCATTTAGAAAATTAGCCGTAATGGGCGCTCTAAACCTTTATCTTGATTTCATTAATATCTTCTTATACCTTTTACGTTTATTCGGAGGGCGTAAAGATTAA
- a CDS encoding 2-oxoglutarate dehydrogenase E1 component translates to MDKFSYVGTSDVNAIESLFNQYLQDPNSVDASWRDFFKGFEFARTSYDDGGGIPENVAKEFKVISLIAGYRQRGHLFTKTNPVRQRRTYEPTLALENFGLSDKDLETVFQAGNEIGIGPAKLKDIVAHLNQTYCQSIGAEYMFMREPQVVKWLQERMEKNKNTPSFTKDEKRIILKKLTQAVVFENYLHTKFVGQKRFSLEGGEAVIPAMNALMEHGANLGIQDYVIGMAHRGRLNVLTNIMNKTYKDVFTEFEGRPSEDSLFDGDVKYHMGYSSDQISDGGKKTHMSLTPNPSHLETVDPVVTGIARAKIDNLHNGDNSKVCPVLLHGDAAIAGQGVVYEVLQMSQLDGYKTGGTVHFVINNQVGFTTNFLDARSSTYCTDIAKVVLSPVFHVNGDDVEALCFISKLAMEFRQTFHRDVFIDVLCYRKYGHNEGDEPRFTQPVLYKAIAAHANPKDIYVKKLEAEGSELAAEAKEIEKGFKAQLDANLDEAKKTEKAKITSFLEGSWKGVRMATDKDFESSPDTAISEKVFLELAQKTTELPKDKKFFNKIQKVFDDRKAMIANDNYDWAMGELLAYASLMKEGHHVRFSGQDVERGTFSHRHAVVKVEDSEEEYTPLNNLGTDGQLRIYNSHLSEYGVLGFEYGYAFASPSILTIWEAQFGDFFNGAQIIIDQYVASAESKWRRMNGLVMLLPHGYEGQGPEHSSARMERFLQMCANNNIYIVNTTTPAQQFHVLRRQLKRDFRKPLICFTPKKLLRYPACVSKITDFTKGGFNEVLDDNLADAKKVTRIAFCSGKVYYDLIERRAKENADDIAFVRLEQLYPFPQKQVDEILKKYSKAKDLMWVQEETENAGAWRYIDGKLRSLNLKYVGRDESASPATGFSKRHNEESENIMTKIFSKVLMK, encoded by the coding sequence TTTTAAAGGTTTTGAATTTGCACGCACATCGTATGATGATGGTGGTGGAATTCCTGAAAATGTAGCGAAAGAGTTTAAGGTGATTAGTTTAATCGCCGGTTATCGTCAACGCGGACATTTATTTACTAAAACGAATCCGGTTCGCCAACGTCGTACGTATGAGCCAACTTTAGCTTTAGAGAACTTTGGTTTATCAGATAAAGATTTAGAAACCGTTTTTCAGGCGGGTAACGAAATAGGAATTGGTCCGGCTAAATTAAAAGACATAGTTGCACATTTAAATCAAACATATTGTCAGAGTATTGGTGCAGAGTATATGTTCATGCGTGAGCCACAAGTTGTAAAGTGGTTGCAAGAGCGCATGGAGAAGAATAAAAACACGCCTAGCTTCACTAAAGATGAAAAGCGAATTATCCTTAAGAAATTAACGCAGGCGGTTGTTTTCGAAAATTATTTACACACGAAGTTTGTCGGACAAAAACGTTTTTCTCTGGAAGGAGGCGAAGCAGTTATTCCGGCTATGAACGCATTAATGGAGCATGGTGCTAATCTTGGTATTCAGGATTATGTAATCGGTATGGCGCACCGTGGGCGTTTAAATGTTCTTACCAATATCATGAATAAAACCTATAAGGATGTATTCACTGAGTTTGAAGGACGCCCAAGCGAAGATTCTTTATTCGACGGTGATGTTAAATATCACATGGGTTATTCATCGGATCAAATTAGTGATGGCGGTAAAAAGACACACATGAGTCTGACTCCAAATCCATCACACTTAGAAACTGTTGATCCTGTTGTAACGGGAATTGCCCGCGCTAAAATTGATAATCTTCATAATGGTGATAATTCAAAGGTATGTCCTGTGTTATTACATGGAGATGCTGCTATTGCCGGACAAGGTGTTGTGTATGAAGTATTGCAAATGAGTCAGCTCGATGGTTATAAAACAGGCGGTACAGTTCATTTTGTAATTAATAATCAGGTTGGTTTTACAACTAACTTTTTAGACGCACGTTCATCCACGTACTGTACAGATATTGCAAAGGTTGTTTTATCACCGGTATTCCACGTGAATGGTGATGATGTGGAAGCTCTATGTTTTATTTCAAAATTAGCAATGGAATTCCGTCAGACTTTCCATCGTGATGTTTTCATTGATGTATTGTGTTACCGTAAATACGGTCATAACGAAGGTGATGAGCCTCGCTTTACGCAACCTGTTTTGTATAAGGCAATCGCGGCACATGCTAATCCGAAAGATATCTATGTAAAAAAATTAGAAGCGGAAGGTTCTGAATTAGCTGCAGAGGCGAAGGAAATTGAAAAAGGATTTAAAGCGCAGTTGGATGCTAACTTAGATGAAGCTAAGAAAACAGAGAAGGCTAAAATTACATCTTTCCTCGAAGGAAGCTGGAAAGGCGTGCGAATGGCAACTGATAAAGATTTTGAATCTTCTCCTGATACAGCCATCAGCGAAAAAGTATTTTTAGAGTTAGCTCAAAAAACTACAGAATTACCTAAAGACAAAAAATTCTTTAATAAAATTCAAAAAGTGTTCGACGACCGTAAGGCGATGATCGCGAATGATAATTACGATTGGGCGATGGGCGAGTTGTTGGCTTATGCTTCTTTAATGAAGGAAGGTCATCATGTTCGTTTCAGCGGACAAGACGTTGAACGCGGAACTTTCTCTCATCGTCATGCGGTAGTAAAAGTAGAGGATAGCGAAGAAGAATATACACCATTAAATAATTTAGGTACCGACGGACAATTACGTATTTACAATTCACACTTAAGTGAGTACGGTGTTTTAGGTTTCGAATATGGTTACGCTTTCGCTTCTCCAAGCATCTTAACTATTTGGGAAGCGCAGTTTGGTGATTTCTTCAATGGTGCGCAAATCATCATTGATCAATATGTGGCATCGGCAGAAAGTAAATGGCGTCGTATGAATGGATTGGTAATGTTATTACCACACGGTTACGAAGGTCAGGGACCGGAACACTCTTCAGCACGTATGGAGCGTTTCTTGCAAATGTGTGCGAATAATAATATTTACATTGTCAACACAACAACACCGGCTCAACAATTCCATGTATTGCGTCGTCAGTTAAAACGTGATTTCCGTAAGCCATTAATTTGCTTTACGCCAAAGAAATTGTTGCGTTATCCTGCATGCGTAAGTAAAATCACTGATTTTACAAAAGGAGGGTTTAATGAAGTGTTAGATGATAATTTAGCGGACGCAAAAAAAGTAACACGTATTGCTTTCTGCAGCGGTAAAGTATATTACGATTTAATTGAGCGTCGTGCCAAGGAAAATGCGGATGATATCGCATTTGTACGATTAGAGCAATTGTATCCTTTCCCGCAAAAACAAGTAGACGAAATTTTAAAGAAATACAGTAAAGCAAAAGATTTGATGTGGGTGCAGGAAGAAACCGAAAATGCAGGTGCTTGGCGCTACATTGATGGAAAATTGCGTTCGTTGAATTTAAAATATGTAGGTCGTGATGAATCAGCTTCACCGGCAACAGGATTCAGTAAACGTCATAATGAGGAAAGTGAAAACATCATGACAAAAATCTTTTCAAAAGTATTAATGAAATAA
- the odhB gene encoding 2-oxoglutarate dehydrogenase complex dihydrolipoyllysine-residue succinyltransferase: protein MAIVELKVPSPGESITEVVIARWVKQTGDVVEKDDVLAEIDSDKATLTLNAEESGKIEVLAAEGDTVKVGQVVVKIDTSFKPEAKPKTEAKAEVKVEAKKEEKQTVTTTVEKAGTYATGTPSIAAAKMMAENGIKSNQINGTGKDGRITKQDVLAALSNGLPTALEVVSNSWKGGRDKDKVKMTSLRKTVAKRLVSVKNETAMLTTFNEVDMSAIYAIRAKYKDKFKEVYGTNIGFMSFFTKAVTEALYHFPAVNAMIDGEEIVYNKYCDIGIAVSAPKGLMVPVLRNAELMSLAQIEAGIKDLAIKARDGKLTIPDMEGGTFTITNGGVFGSMMSTPIINPPQSAILGMHNVVERPMAVNGKVEIRPMMYVALSYDHRIIDGRESVGFLVKVKEMLENPTKMLFGGKNPEEILLGL from the coding sequence ATGGCAATCGTAGAATTAAAAGTACCTAGTCCCGGAGAATCAATTACTGAAGTTGTCATTGCCCGTTGGGTAAAACAAACTGGCGATGTAGTAGAGAAAGATGATGTATTAGCAGAAATTGACTCTGATAAGGCAACATTAACCTTAAACGCTGAAGAGAGCGGAAAGATTGAAGTATTAGCTGCGGAAGGCGATACGGTAAAAGTAGGACAGGTAGTAGTGAAGATTGACACCTCATTTAAACCGGAAGCAAAACCAAAAACAGAAGCTAAGGCTGAAGTAAAGGTTGAAGCAAAGAAGGAAGAAAAGCAAACTGTAACAACTACCGTTGAAAAAGCCGGTACTTATGCTACAGGTACACCAAGCATCGCAGCTGCAAAAATGATGGCTGAAAACGGTATTAAATCTAATCAGATTAACGGTACAGGTAAAGACGGACGCATCACAAAACAAGATGTGTTAGCTGCTCTATCTAACGGTCTTCCAACAGCTCTTGAAGTTGTTTCAAATAGCTGGAAAGGCGGCCGCGATAAAGATAAAGTGAAGATGACTTCGTTACGTAAAACGGTTGCGAAGCGATTGGTTTCAGTGAAAAATGAAACAGCGATGTTAACTACATTTAATGAAGTTGACATGAGCGCTATTTACGCGATTCGTGCGAAGTATAAAGACAAATTCAAAGAAGTTTACGGAACTAATATTGGTTTCATGAGTTTCTTTACAAAAGCAGTGACAGAAGCCTTGTATCATTTCCCTGCGGTTAATGCGATGATTGATGGCGAAGAAATTGTTTACAATAAGTATTGTGATATCGGTATTGCGGTAAGTGCACCAAAAGGTTTAATGGTTCCTGTGTTGCGTAATGCCGAGTTAATGAGTTTAGCGCAAATTGAAGCAGGTATTAAGGATTTAGCTATTAAAGCACGCGACGGAAAGTTAACTATTCCTGATATGGAAGGTGGAACTTTTACGATAACTAATGGTGGTGTATTTGGAAGTATGATGAGTACGCCAATCATTAATCCGCCGCAAAGCGCTATTTTAGGCATGCACAACGTTGTGGAACGCCCAATGGCAGTAAACGGTAAAGTAGAAATTCGTCCGATGATGTATGTTGCTTTAAGTTATGATCACCGTATTATCGACGGACGCGAAAGCGTTGGATTCCTTGTAAAAGTGAAAGAAATGTTAGAGAACCCAACTAAGATGTTATTCGGCGGAAAAAATCCGGAAGAGATTTTATTGGGATTGTAA
- a CDS encoding ribonuclease P protein component produces MANSFHKHERLCSKKQIEYLFKEGKSKSAYPVKLIYVAFPDDPNPQTKAMFVAPKKKFRDAHRRNKLKRRMREAYRLQKTTFYEGRTQEGALHLAFIYIGNEAQPYDAIYKAIQKLLTNL; encoded by the coding sequence CTGGCTAATTCATTTCATAAGCACGAAAGACTCTGCAGTAAAAAGCAAATCGAGTATTTGTTTAAGGAGGGAAAATCTAAATCAGCCTATCCTGTAAAGCTCATTTATGTTGCTTTTCCTGATGACCCAAATCCTCAAACCAAGGCCATGTTTGTGGCACCAAAAAAGAAATTCAGAGATGCGCATCGACGTAATAAGTTAAAGCGTCGCATGCGGGAGGCATATCGTTTACAGAAAACTACTTTTTATGAAGGTCGCACTCAAGAGGGCGCACTCCATCTTGCTTTTATTTACATAGGTAACGAGGCTCAGCCCTATGATGCTATTTATAAGGCCATACAAAAGCTATTAACAAATCTATAG
- a CDS encoding 30S ribosomal protein THX has product MGKGDQRSKRGKIHIGTYGVLRKRKKAAKKAAAAKKAGVKKKATKKAAK; this is encoded by the coding sequence ATGGGAAAAGGTGATCAACGTTCGAAGCGCGGTAAAATTCACATAGGAACATATGGTGTTTTACGTAAACGCAAAAAAGCTGCTAAAAAAGCGGCAGCTGCTAAAAAAGCCGGAGTAAAAAAGAAGGCTACAAAAAAAGCAGCAAAATAA
- a CDS encoding S41 family peptidase gives MQSSVNKKRYILVFAIVGVLSLGFIKTDLFEVSKNLDIFNNLYRVLNESYVDETKPGQLMKTAIDGMLESLDPYTNYITENDLEDFMIMTTGEYGGVGARVGDVDGKIMIYDIYEGFSAQRNGVIAGDEIVEINGQNVKGKKSDDVSPLLKGQAGSPLKIKVIHPGQTSPVEINLMREEIKLKPVPYSGMIDNKTGYIKLIQFTENCSVMVKDALTKLKERNCKSLILDMRGNPGGLMLEAVNIVNLFVDKGREVVSTKGKVSDWDKTYISVNPPVDTIMPLVVLIDENSASAAEIVAGALQDLDRAAIVGQRSFGKGLVQQTRDLTYNAKLKVTVAKYYIPSGRCIQALDYTHKDEDGRVEKVPDSLITAFKTKGGRIVYDGAGIMPDVIMEQQKLNHITLTLINKNHFFNYATQYVLNHGKINSVKDFQLSDQEYASFVDYLKDKDVSYKTDSERALEELKKQSEEESYYQNIKSDYDALVAKMQADKKDDLSKFKSEIKQYLEEEIISRYFYMNGRIEHNMKTDIELKAAQELLSNEGKYKGILTLKEKATRPFNPRKKF, from the coding sequence ATGCAGTCATCAGTCAATAAAAAGCGTTACATCCTTGTTTTTGCAATCGTAGGTGTATTATCGTTGGGCTTTATTAAAACCGATTTGTTTGAAGTATCGAAGAACCTCGATATTTTTAATAACCTTTATCGTGTTCTTAACGAATCCTATGTAGATGAGACAAAACCCGGTCAATTAATGAAGACTGCAATTGACGGGATGCTTGAGTCGCTGGATCCTTACACCAATTATATTACAGAGAATGATTTAGAGGACTTCATGATTATGACTACCGGTGAATACGGTGGAGTAGGAGCGCGGGTAGGTGATGTAGATGGTAAAATCATGATTTACGATATATACGAAGGTTTTTCAGCACAGCGTAACGGAGTAATTGCCGGTGATGAAATAGTTGAAATCAACGGACAAAATGTAAAGGGTAAAAAGTCAGATGATGTAAGTCCGCTCTTAAAAGGGCAGGCCGGATCACCACTTAAAATTAAAGTTATTCATCCGGGGCAAACTTCACCGGTGGAAATTAATTTAATGCGTGAAGAGATTAAACTTAAACCTGTTCCTTATTCAGGAATGATTGATAATAAAACGGGCTATATTAAATTAATTCAGTTCACCGAAAATTGCAGCGTTATGGTGAAAGACGCTCTCACTAAATTAAAAGAAAGAAATTGTAAATCATTAATTCTTGATATGCGTGGTAACCCCGGCGGCTTAATGCTGGAAGCTGTGAATATTGTGAATTTATTTGTCGATAAGGGTCGCGAAGTTGTTTCTACAAAAGGTAAAGTGTCTGATTGGGATAAAACCTATATTTCCGTTAATCCTCCTGTAGATACAATCATGCCACTTGTTGTTTTGATAGATGAGAACTCAGCTTCTGCAGCTGAAATTGTAGCCGGCGCCTTACAAGATTTAGATCGTGCTGCCATTGTTGGTCAGCGTTCATTTGGAAAAGGATTGGTTCAGCAGACCCGCGATTTAACCTATAATGCAAAGCTGAAGGTAACGGTAGCTAAGTATTACATTCCGAGCGGAAGATGTATTCAAGCTTTGGATTATACACACAAGGATGAAGATGGTCGCGTAGAAAAAGTGCCTGATTCCTTAATCACTGCATTTAAAACAAAAGGCGGACGGATTGTGTACGATGGCGCAGGAATTATGCCGGATGTTATTATGGAACAGCAAAAATTGAATCATATCACATTGACCTTAATCAATAAGAATCACTTTTTTAATTATGCAACTCAATATGTGTTAAATCATGGGAAAATTAATTCGGTGAAGGATTTTCAACTTAGCGATCAGGAATATGCTTCGTTTGTAGACTATTTAAAAGATAAAGATGTGAGTTATAAAACCGACAGTGAGCGGGCTTTGGAAGAATTAAAAAAGCAATCGGAAGAAGAAAGCTATTATCAAAATATCAAATCCGATTATGATGCTTTAGTGGCAAAAATGCAAGCCGATAAAAAGGACGACTTAAGTAAATTTAAATCTGAGATCAAACAATATTTAGAAGAGGAAATTATTTCGCGTTATTTTTATATGAATGGCCGCATAGAACATAACATGAAAACAGATATTGAATTGAAAGCCGCGCAGGAATTATTGAGTAATGAAGGAAAGTATAAGGGCATTCTAACGTTAAAAGAGAAAGCAACTCGTCCGTTTAATCCGCGTAAAAAATTCTAG
- the holA gene encoding DNA polymerase III subunit delta has translation MSKEFNQVMLDINRRLFKPVYFLCGEEPFYIDQISDKLEKTVLDEGEREFNQTVVYGKDTDLASILSLAKQFPMMSEYQVVIVKEAQNIKELNKSAGDDEDEGKSSASKSNAAAQFLHYVQNPQPTTILVFCYKYKTLDKRSAIAKAIQKNAVYLEFKPLYDNQLPDWINSHIKEKKYSINPKATFLLAESLGNDLSKIVNEIEKLTINLKEGGEITAEMVQDNIGISKEYNIFEFQDALAKKDILKANRIINYFASNEKEHHPVMILGSLYGYFTKILRYHFLADKSKFAAAQALGVNPFFVDGYAKAAANYNTGKLKTIFTLLKECDLKTKGVNNGGTSNGELLKELVFRILH, from the coding sequence ATGTCGAAGGAATTTAATCAGGTTATGTTGGATATAAATCGCAGGTTATTTAAACCTGTGTATTTTCTTTGCGGAGAAGAGCCTTTTTATATTGACCAAATTTCAGACAAGCTTGAAAAAACAGTTTTAGATGAAGGTGAAAGAGAATTCAATCAGACTGTTGTATATGGAAAAGATACGGATTTAGCTTCTATATTATCGCTTGCGAAACAATTCCCCATGATGAGCGAATATCAAGTGGTGATTGTAAAGGAAGCACAAAACATTAAAGAATTAAATAAGAGTGCCGGCGACGATGAAGATGAAGGAAAATCATCCGCATCCAAATCAAATGCCGCAGCTCAATTTTTGCACTATGTTCAAAATCCGCAACCAACTACTATTTTAGTTTTTTGTTACAAGTATAAAACATTAGATAAACGTAGTGCCATCGCAAAGGCTATTCAGAAAAATGCCGTCTATTTAGAATTCAAACCACTTTACGACAACCAACTTCCCGACTGGATTAATTCACATATTAAAGAAAAAAAATACAGCATTAATCCGAAAGCTACTTTTTTATTGGCAGAATCACTTGGTAATGATTTATCGAAAATTGTCAATGAAATAGAAAAGCTCACCATCAATTTAAAAGAAGGCGGTGAAATTACTGCCGAAATGGTGCAGGATAATATCGGCATTAGTAAAGAGTATAACATCTTTGAATTTCAAGATGCTTTAGCGAAGAAAGATATTTTAAAAGCTAATCGTATCATTAATTATTTTGCGTCCAATGAAAAAGAGCATCATCCGGTTATGATTCTTGGTTCATTGTATGGTTACTTCACTAAAATTTTACGCTATCATTTCTTAGCCGATAAAAGCAAATTTGCCGCGGCACAAGCTTTGGGTGTAAATCCATTCTTTGTTGACGGCTACGCAAAAGCTGCTGCTAATTATAATACCGGAAAATTAAAAACGATTTTCACTCTTTTAAAAGAATGTGATTTAAAAACCAAAGGTGTTAACAATGGCGGGACCTCCAATGGCGAATTATTGAAAGAATTAGTTTTTAGAATTCTACACTAG
- a CDS encoding aldehyde dehydrogenase family protein encodes MTKENKTEFFTDWTYAPSPESTDHIKLNKQYDLFINGKFVKSNSKKYFSTINPATEEKLAEVALADEKDVDAAVNAAKNAYDKVWKKMPAAERGKYIFRIARLLQERAREFAVIESLNGGKPIRESRDVDVPLAANHLFYYAGWADKLEYAFPNKKPQSLGVAGQIIPWNFPLLMAAWKIAPALATGNTVVLKPAETTPLTALKLAELIRDSGLPDGVVNIVTGFGNTGAAIVNHPKVNKIAFTGSTDVGKIIQKSIAGTNKKVTLELGGKAANIIFDDAPIDQAVEGIINGIFFNQGHVCCAGSRLFVQENVADVVIAKLKQRLETLIVGNPLDKNTDIGAINSREQLQKINDYIKIGIDEGAEMYQSSCNIPSKGFFCKPTLFLHTSQSHRIVQEEIFGPVLAIQTFRTIEEVIEKANNIPYGLSAGVWTDKGSKIFNLTTKLRAGVVWANTYNKFDPASPFGGYKESGFGREGGLHGLMPYLQF; translated from the coding sequence ATGACTAAAGAAAATAAAACTGAATTCTTCACCGACTGGACTTACGCTCCGTCGCCGGAAAGTACAGATCATATTAAACTGAATAAGCAATACGATTTATTCATCAATGGCAAGTTTGTAAAATCAAACAGTAAAAAATATTTTTCTACAATTAATCCTGCTACCGAAGAGAAATTAGCAGAAGTAGCTTTGGCTGACGAGAAAGATGTAGATGCGGCAGTTAATGCGGCAAAAAATGCTTACGATAAGGTTTGGAAAAAAATGCCGGCCGCTGAACGCGGAAAATATATTTTCAGAATTGCTCGATTATTACAAGAGCGCGCACGTGAGTTTGCAGTAATTGAATCTTTAAATGGAGGTAAACCTATTCGTGAAAGCCGCGATGTGGATGTTCCATTGGCTGCAAATCATTTATTTTATTACGCAGGTTGGGCCGATAAATTAGAATATGCATTCCCCAATAAAAAACCGCAATCTTTAGGTGTCGCCGGACAAATTATTCCTTGGAATTTTCCTTTATTAATGGCCGCGTGGAAAATTGCGCCGGCTTTAGCTACAGGAAATACAGTGGTTTTAAAACCGGCAGAAACAACACCGCTAACTGCACTTAAATTAGCCGAATTAATTCGTGACAGCGGATTACCGGACGGTGTGGTGAATATTGTAACCGGATTTGGAAACACCGGCGCCGCCATTGTAAATCACCCTAAAGTAAATAAGATTGCCTTTACCGGAAGTACGGATGTTGGAAAAATAATTCAGAAATCAATTGCGGGTACCAATAAAAAAGTTACTCTCGAATTAGGCGGTAAAGCAGCGAATATTATTTTTGATGATGCGCCCATCGATCAGGCGGTTGAAGGAATCATTAATGGCATTTTCTTTAATCAAGGGCATGTATGCTGCGCAGGTTCACGTTTGTTTGTACAAGAAAATGTGGCTGACGTGGTAATTGCAAAACTGAAACAACGTCTTGAAACTTTAATTGTAGGAAATCCTCTTGATAAAAACACGGATATTGGAGCCATTAATTCACGCGAACAATTACAAAAAATTAATGATTACATAAAAATTGGAATTGACGAAGGTGCGGAAATGTATCAGAGTTCATGCAACATTCCTTCAAAAGGATTTTTCTGTAAGCCTACACTCTTTCTTCATACATCGCAATCACACCGTATCGTTCAGGAAGAAATCTTTGGTCCGGTTTTAGCTATTCAAACTTTCCGTACGATTGAAGAAGTGATTGAAAAAGCGAATAACATTCCTTATGGTTTAAGCGCAGGCGTTTGGACCGATAAAGGTTCTAAAATATTTAATCTCACCACAAAATTACGTGCAGGTGTTGTGTGGGCGAATACGTATAACAAGTTTGATCCGGCCTCACCATTTGGTGGTTATAAGGAAAGTGGTTTTGGAAGAGAAGGCGGCTTGCATGGTTTAATGCCTTATTTGCAGTTTTAA